A single window of Sporosarcina sp. FSL W7-1349 DNA harbors:
- a CDS encoding metal-sensitive transcriptional regulator, translated as MEYSDQVKNRLKRIEGQIKGILRMMEEDKDCKEVITQLSASRSAIDRAIGVIVSTNLISCIQNMEENDARVQEDIVKEAVDLLVKSR; from the coding sequence ATGGAGTACAGCGATCAGGTGAAAAATCGGTTGAAGCGGATCGAGGGCCAAATTAAAGGCATCTTACGTATGATGGAAGAAGACAAAGATTGTAAAGAAGTCATTACACAATTATCGGCTTCCCGTTCGGCAATCGATCGCGCGATTGGCGTAATTGTCAGTACGAATCTGATTTCCTGCATTCAGAATATGGAAGAGAACGATGCAAGGGTGCAAGAGGATATTGTGAAAGAAGCAGTCGATCTTCTCGTAAAGAGTCGCTAA